Proteins encoded within one genomic window of Hevea brasiliensis isolate MT/VB/25A 57/8 chromosome 8, ASM3005281v1, whole genome shotgun sequence:
- the LOC110648123 gene encoding uncharacterized protein At4g06744 produces the protein MFLFSCSLSRSLLYRKKTGSLWEMSGNSCCPLFLLFIITFHSCLIYEVACEHDPLIRSQREALEIINGGGGYTPAPPPENEGWQPPPPPPEPICPPLPPPPPPPPPKPVCSPQPPPPKPVCPPPPPPPPPPPPPPPPPPKPVCPPPPPPPPPPPPPPPPPPPALSPNIIRDYKTIKEFRNKIINDPKGITRSWNRADRNVCRYTGFACDFRPDTGVQAVAAADFNDYNFGGPDLQIKEFLDKLVDLAIFHANSNNFTGLVPTDIGVEKINFFYELDLSNNKYTGGFPMSVLGAKNLTFLDIRFNSFSGPVPRRVFNLDLDVLFLNNNQFTQQLPDNIGSTPALYLTFANNHFTGPIPRSIGRAKNLREVLLLNNQFSGCLPYEIGFLKTTTVFDASCNKLTGPIPLSFACLTKIQILNLAKNEFYGPVPEMVCKLPNLQNLSLSGNYFTQVGPECRKLFRLKRLDVRKNCILDLPNQRTAEECKEFFSKHRQCPNEKSLFIIPCSKNHRNTAAKFDQQSTVAAPPPRSYDALSPQNKLRF, from the coding sequence ATGTTTTTGTTTTCCTGTAGTCTTTCAAGGTCTCTGCTTTACAGGAAAAAAACTGGTAGTTTGTGGGAGATGAGTGGGAATTCTTGCTGTCCTTTGTTTCTACTTTTCATAATCACTTTTCATTCTTGCTTGATTTATGAGGTTGCTTGTGAACATGATCCGCTGATTAGATCACAAAGGGAAGCACTGGAGATAATCAATGGTGGCGGTGGCTATACTCCTGCTCCTCCTCCTGAAAATGAGGGTTGGCAGCCTCCTCCACCCCCTCCAGAACCCATTTGTCCTCCACTgccacctcctcctcctccacCCCCTCCAAAACCCGTTTGTTCCCCACAGCCACCCCCTCCAAAACCCGTTTGTCCCCCACCacccccaccaccaccaccacctcctcctcctcctcctcctcctccaaaACCCGTTtgtccaccaccaccaccaccacccccacccccacccccaccaccacctcctcctcctccgGCCTTATCCCCAAATATCATAAGGGATTATAAAACAATTAAGGAATTCAGGAACAAAATTATTAACGATCCCAAGGGCATTACAAGATCATGGAACAGGGCGGACAGAAATGTCTGTAGATATACTGGATTTGCATGTGATTTCAGGCCTGATACTGGTGTGCAAGCTGTGGCAGCAGCAGATTTCAACGATTACAACTTTGGTGGCCCTGACCTTCAGATCAAAGAGTTCCTTGATAAATTAGTGGACTTAGCTATCTTCCATGCAAACTCCAACAATTTCACCGGGCTTGTGCCGACTGATATAGGAGTTGAAAAAATCAATTTCTTTTACGAGCTCGATCTAAGCAACAACAAGTACACGGGTGGATTCCCCATGTCAGTTCTTGGTGCCAAAAACTTGACCTTCTTAGACATCAGGTTCAACTCATTTTCCGGGCCAGTTCCAAGACGAGTGTTCAATCTAGACCTGGACGTGCTTTTCCTCAACAACAACCAATTCACTCAACAGCTTCCTGATAATATTGGCTCTACCCCAGCCTTATATCTCACTTTCGCTAACAACCACTTCACTGGGCCTATTCCAAGGAGCATTGGCAGAGCTAAAAATCTACGTGAGGTGCTTTTATTGAACAACCAGTTCAGTGGGTGCTTGCCATACGAGATTGGATTCTTGAAAACAACCACTGTGTTTGATGCAAGCTGCAACAAGCTGACTGGCCCGATACCGCTCTCATTTGCCTGCTTGACAAAGATACAGATCCTGAACTTGGCTAAGAATGAGTTTTATGGACCGGTGCCGGAAATGGTGTGCAAGCTCCCAAATCTGCAAAACTTGTCATTGTCCGGCAACTATTTCACTCAGGTCGGACCTGAGTGCAGGAAGTTGTTTCGGTTGAAGAGACTTGATGTTAGAAAGAACTGCATTTTAGACCTTCCAAATCAGAGAACAGCAGAAGAGTGTAAAGAATTCTTCTCCAAGCACAGGCAATGTCCTAATGAGAAGTCACTCTTCATTATTCCTTGCAGTAAGAACCATCGCAACACAGCAGCCAAGTTTGATCAGCAATCAACAGTTGCAGCTCCACCACCTAGATCATATGATGCTCTTTCACCACAAAATAAGTTGCGATTTTAA